The proteins below come from a single Gimesia alba genomic window:
- a CDS encoding anti-sigma factor family protein has translation MSSQPPSNENLSAYFDHEVSPEERRELEALLEESPETRQELHEFGELSRLLQETATESAPPELAASIRRRIEQETLLTETTPATVKRAPSMLRYRIAVAISTCSSVAALVLFILLMNIPDPAQQFANVDGLAAKTPAEAEKETLVFSRHKTIPQDDYNVALNDSVSSGKQGKATVTTAPSVALRSAALPPATELDRNEGIVMPTPDTRKMKGDFSVTNSFAESKVAEKLSDFSMPVEPQPASGIPSHIPVDSIRIGDAFPYFSEINGKVAVIEVRVVDVKQALGTMEFLLARNNIPVNQQKQSDIERQLQSTRNLKTKTVGQKVQDAQGVDNSDHELFAVYVEATDTQLASALQEFQKDLKQDQLVGLTLQPAINESSLTEAVGELPQLLAYQQQSTNTTIKERESKRVSDLTLNKQNEARKPLARGAPVKKFAAADVKQKLLESEPKKQRSYQTRYRMQLPAETLNRKARVVQQGAPSRNAVSKLETSVNNQPLVASKPGLSPNTQWQYLGKTPVSNSPVKVLFVFKGTATPATPPAPN, from the coding sequence ATGAGTAGTCAACCACCTTCAAACGAAAACCTGTCGGCCTACTTCGATCATGAAGTCTCGCCCGAGGAACGCCGCGAACTGGAAGCGCTGCTGGAGGAATCTCCGGAAACGCGACAGGAGCTGCATGAATTCGGAGAACTTTCCCGGCTGCTGCAGGAAACCGCGACGGAATCGGCGCCTCCCGAGCTGGCGGCTTCGATCCGACGTCGCATCGAACAGGAAACCCTGTTGACAGAAACAACGCCTGCAACTGTCAAACGCGCCCCTTCGATGTTGCGTTATCGGATTGCCGTTGCGATCAGCACTTGCTCTTCAGTGGCCGCACTGGTCTTATTTATTTTATTGATGAATATCCCTGATCCTGCACAGCAATTCGCAAATGTCGACGGGCTTGCAGCTAAGACTCCTGCTGAGGCCGAAAAGGAAACGCTTGTATTTTCACGGCACAAGACTATCCCCCAAGACGATTACAATGTTGCTCTGAATGATTCTGTATCCTCCGGCAAACAAGGCAAAGCAACAGTTACGACTGCTCCTTCGGTCGCTTTACGTTCAGCCGCCCTGCCTCCTGCTACAGAGCTCGATCGCAATGAGGGGATCGTGATGCCTACACCCGATACACGAAAAATGAAAGGGGATTTTTCGGTCACGAATTCCTTCGCCGAATCGAAAGTTGCTGAAAAACTATCCGACTTCAGTATGCCCGTTGAACCTCAGCCTGCATCGGGAATCCCCAGTCATATTCCCGTTGATTCCATTCGTATCGGAGATGCATTTCCTTACTTCAGTGAAATCAACGGAAAAGTCGCCGTGATTGAAGTCCGCGTGGTGGACGTCAAACAGGCATTGGGAACGATGGAATTTCTGCTGGCTCGGAACAATATTCCCGTGAATCAGCAGAAGCAGTCTGATATCGAGCGTCAACTTCAAAGTACACGCAATTTAAAAACCAAAACGGTTGGCCAGAAGGTGCAAGATGCTCAGGGTGTAGACAATTCTGATCACGAATTATTTGCTGTCTACGTGGAAGCCACAGATACGCAACTGGCATCTGCGTTGCAGGAATTTCAGAAAGACCTCAAACAAGATCAGCTTGTCGGTCTGACTTTGCAGCCGGCCATTAATGAATCTTCATTAACAGAAGCGGTTGGAGAATTACCCCAACTGCTGGCATATCAGCAACAGTCAACGAATACGACAATCAAAGAACGAGAATCCAAAAGGGTTTCTGACCTGACATTGAATAAACAGAATGAAGCTCGCAAACCGTTGGCAAGAGGCGCCCCAGTTAAGAAATTTGCTGCAGCCGATGTGAAGCAGAAATTGCTTGAAAGCGAACCCAAAAAACAACGCTCCTACCAGACACGCTACCGGATGCAACTTCCGGCGGAAACACTGAACCGAAAAGCAAGAGTGGTTCAGCAAGGTGCCCCCTCCAGAAACGCAGTTAGTAAATTGGAGACCTCTGTTAACAATCAACCTCTAGTGGCTTCAAAGCCGGGTCTGAGCCCCAATACCCAGTGGCAATATCTGGGTAAGACACCCGTTTCTAATTCGCCCGTGAAGGTTCTGT
- a CDS encoding sigma-70 family RNA polymerase sigma factor, producing MAGRTEAFDQLVLKYQDRLYRTLVRILGSSDDARDAAQEGFTQAFFKLKTFRGTAAFYSWLFRISFNAAITQKRKTKRTSTTLDTQDNPASQWLVDSHPETHPPDVVELSERKKIVHQALNELQEEYRTPLILRELEGMSYGEIAEITEIPLGTVRSRIFRGRNELKQKLNMLFQDQPESHVPESDHESSISETK from the coding sequence TTGGCAGGTCGTACTGAAGCGTTTGATCAACTGGTCCTGAAATATCAGGATCGCCTGTACCGAACGTTAGTGCGGATTCTGGGCTCTAGTGATGATGCGCGCGATGCCGCCCAGGAAGGTTTTACACAGGCATTCTTTAAATTAAAGACTTTTCGAGGGACGGCCGCCTTTTATTCCTGGTTGTTCCGCATTTCCTTTAATGCGGCAATCACACAAAAACGAAAAACCAAACGGACGTCCACAACACTGGATACACAAGACAATCCTGCCAGCCAATGGCTGGTTGATTCACACCCCGAAACTCATCCCCCCGATGTCGTAGAGCTTTCTGAGCGAAAAAAAATCGTTCACCAGGCATTGAATGAACTACAAGAAGAATATCGCACCCCTTTAATCTTACGAGAGCTGGAAGGGATGTCGTACGGAGAGATTGCCGAAATCACGGAAATTCCTTTGGGAACTGTCAGGAGCCGTATTTTTAGAGGAAGGAATGAACTGAAACAGAAACTGAATATGCTTTTTCAAGATCAACCGGAATCGCATGTTCCTGAGTCTGACCACGAGTCATCGATAAGTGAAACAAAATGA
- the panC gene encoding pantoate--beta-alanine ligase yields MSEPFSSPVETVSEIPALRKLVDAQRKQNASIGFVPTMGALHAGHVSLIEAARRDCDFVVVSIFVNPTQFGPSEDFEKYPRVVEQDLAQCHKAGADLVWLPTTEIMYPENFSTCVTVKTLSQVLEGKTRPDHFEGVTTVVTKLLLSCLPDVAYFGAKDYQQQAIVRRMCLDLNIPVEIKTCPIIRDTDGLALSSRNAYLSESERESALSLSRALILAEELVNAGETDLNQLKAEMQQLISSTPLLKLDYATIVDADTLEEISTPQPAMVALVAAYAGATRLIDNCPLSVDSAQ; encoded by the coding sequence ATGTCAGAGCCATTTTCTTCACCTGTGGAAACAGTCTCAGAGATTCCGGCACTGAGAAAACTGGTTGATGCGCAACGCAAGCAGAATGCATCGATTGGTTTTGTGCCTACCATGGGAGCTCTGCACGCAGGTCATGTCAGCCTGATTGAAGCAGCACGGCGTGACTGCGATTTTGTCGTGGTTTCAATCTTCGTCAATCCGACACAATTTGGTCCCAGCGAAGACTTTGAAAAATATCCTCGTGTAGTGGAACAGGATCTGGCCCAATGTCACAAGGCAGGAGCTGACCTTGTCTGGCTGCCTACCACTGAGATCATGTACCCGGAGAATTTCTCAACCTGTGTCACCGTCAAAACGCTGTCGCAAGTTCTGGAAGGAAAAACACGCCCTGATCACTTTGAAGGCGTGACCACAGTCGTCACCAAACTCCTGTTGAGTTGTTTGCCGGATGTCGCGTACTTCGGCGCCAAGGACTATCAACAGCAGGCGATTGTTCGTCGCATGTGTCTCGATTTAAATATCCCTGTGGAGATCAAAACCTGTCCGATCATCAGAGATACGGATGGCTTAGCTTTAAGCAGCCGCAATGCTTATCTTTCTGAGTCAGAACGTGAATCAGCCTTATCGCTTTCACGTGCTCTGATACTGGCCGAGGAACTAGTGAACGCCGGAGAGACAGATCTGAATCAACTCAAAGCAGAAATGCAGCAACTGATCAGCTCAACACCGCTGTTAAAACTGGATTATGCCACGATCGTCGATGCAGACACACTAGAAGAGATTTCCACCCCACAGCCAGCCATGGTCGCGTTGGTCGCCGCCTATGCTGGTGCTACCCGCTTGATCGACAACTGCCCTCTTTCGGTGGATTCAGCACAATAA
- a CDS encoding thioredoxin family protein, with translation MKRLPNRIQWGIIGFSVVLLVGLSIELSKAGTKDESASSSANFIKWHADLETAHQASLKSNKPVFIVFDASWCTYCRKLEKDTLSDPRMARYLNQAFEPVHLDFDKDRKIADVLKVKSIPCTVVLSSEADLLARQVGYSKVPRYHSMLEKARKLQAVIHHIEYSEGR, from the coding sequence ATGAAAAGACTTCCCAATAGAATCCAATGGGGGATTATCGGCTTTTCAGTCGTTTTATTAGTCGGATTGTCTATTGAACTCTCCAAAGCAGGGACAAAAGACGAATCAGCCAGTTCGTCTGCCAATTTCATCAAATGGCACGCCGATCTGGAAACCGCTCATCAGGCTTCACTCAAAAGCAATAAACCGGTTTTCATCGTGTTTGATGCCAGCTGGTGTACTTACTGCCGAAAACTGGAAAAAGACACACTTTCCGACCCCAGAATGGCCCGTTATCTGAATCAGGCATTCGAACCTGTTCACCTGGATTTCGACAAAGACCGGAAAATCGCCGACGTTTTGAAGGTAAAGTCGATCCCCTGCACAGTCGTTCTGAGTTCAGAAGCCGACCTGCTGGCCCGACAAGTGGGCTACTCGAAGGTCCCCCGATACCACTCCATGCTGGAAAAAGCCCGTAAATTACAGGCTGTAATCCATCATATCGAGTACTCGGAAGGTCGCTGA
- a CDS encoding DUF4340 domain-containing protein, with product MNETTRTLTFVGIAVAALIAAYVTDRASQPTELTGYENVGEEFYPDFADPTQAKSLRVVSYNEDSATLKVFNVEFKDGVWKIPSHHDYPADAEDELAETAASLVGVVRGALESRRKSDHERFGVIDPLDESNTNLKGRGQRLTLSKEGGAPLVDFIVGKQVPDEPNEYFVRKVDEDSVYRTKLNVDLSSNFSDWIEPDLLKVDRDRLVEIIVNKYSIDEGKRRIVNRELSTLTRKNSTAPWELEGLNPETEKLNTSDVNQMINTLDDLKIQGIRPKPTGIAAELKKSGNLRLDPLDFVDLQSKGFILASDPQGNQQLVSNEGEVIAATNQGVVYSLYFGEIFTGSALDIEVGNSGSKKDEKPKSEDKTKASDSADTKQPEKKADEKTDDGALKTSRYLFVTVTFDPSFIGDPPQKPVEPKKPAGLKEKTDSEKKEESKPADKDKKEDKAKAEEKPSPEAEYEIAMKKYQSELKTYEKQLKEYDEKVVKGNELVQQLNERFANWYYVISANSFETLRMSRKALIEPIEKPKEEAGKTGPANNPTGGKPAAQPAGPATNPAPAPVKKPAPSKTDANGKPDKPAAKPSAGKTEAAKPETKPTPPSASPKKN from the coding sequence ATGAATGAAACGACCAGAACACTGACCTTTGTAGGGATTGCGGTGGCTGCCCTGATCGCCGCTTACGTGACCGATCGCGCATCTCAGCCAACGGAGTTGACAGGCTACGAGAATGTGGGAGAAGAATTCTACCCCGACTTTGCCGACCCGACGCAGGCGAAGTCGCTACGCGTTGTCAGTTACAATGAAGACTCCGCCACACTGAAAGTCTTCAATGTGGAATTCAAGGACGGAGTATGGAAAATCCCTTCGCACCACGATTACCCGGCTGATGCGGAAGATGAACTGGCTGAAACCGCCGCTTCACTGGTGGGCGTGGTTCGCGGAGCATTAGAAAGCCGACGTAAAAGTGATCACGAACGTTTTGGGGTGATTGATCCGCTCGATGAATCGAATACCAACCTGAAAGGACGCGGCCAGCGGCTGACACTCTCGAAAGAAGGGGGCGCACCGCTGGTTGACTTTATTGTGGGGAAACAGGTTCCAGATGAACCAAACGAGTACTTCGTTCGCAAAGTAGATGAAGATTCCGTCTATCGTACAAAACTCAACGTTGACCTTTCCTCCAACTTTTCGGACTGGATTGAACCCGACTTGCTGAAAGTCGATCGAGACCGCCTGGTTGAAATCATCGTCAATAAATACTCAATTGATGAAGGCAAGCGGCGGATTGTGAACCGAGAGCTATCTACCCTCACTCGGAAGAATTCGACAGCCCCCTGGGAGTTGGAAGGATTAAACCCAGAAACCGAGAAGCTGAATACCAGCGATGTCAACCAGATGATCAACACACTGGATGATTTAAAGATTCAGGGGATTCGCCCCAAACCCACGGGCATCGCTGCTGAGTTGAAAAAATCCGGTAACCTGCGTCTGGATCCACTCGACTTTGTCGATTTGCAAAGCAAAGGATTTATCTTAGCCAGCGACCCCCAGGGAAATCAACAACTGGTTTCAAACGAAGGGGAAGTGATTGCAGCGACAAACCAGGGAGTCGTGTATTCGCTGTACTTCGGTGAAATTTTTACCGGCAGCGCGCTGGATATTGAAGTGGGGAACAGTGGGAGCAAGAAAGACGAAAAACCGAAATCAGAAGATAAGACGAAGGCATCTGATTCAGCAGACACCAAGCAACCAGAGAAAAAAGCGGATGAAAAAACTGATGATGGTGCTCTGAAAACCAGCCGTTACCTGTTTGTCACGGTAACATTCGACCCGTCCTTTATTGGTGATCCCCCACAAAAACCGGTCGAACCGAAAAAACCAGCTGGACTGAAAGAGAAAACCGACAGTGAGAAAAAAGAAGAGTCCAAGCCAGCTGATAAAGATAAAAAAGAGGATAAAGCCAAAGCGGAAGAAAAACCCAGCCCGGAAGCTGAGTATGAAATCGCGATGAAAAAATATCAGTCTGAATTGAAGACCTACGAGAAGCAATTGAAAGAATATGATGAGAAAGTGGTGAAAGGGAACGAACTGGTTCAACAGCTGAATGAACGATTTGCAAACTGGTATTATGTGATTTCAGCGAACAGCTTCGAGACGCTTCGCATGTCGCGCAAAGCTCTGATTGAACCCATTGAGAAGCCGAAAGAAGAGGCGGGGAAAACAGGCCCTGCGAATAATCCGACCGGTGGAAAACCGGCAGCTCAGCCAGCAGGTCCCGCGACCAATCCTGCACCTGCTCCGGTCAAAAAACCCGCACCCTCAAAAACGGATGCGAATGGTAAACCGGATAAGCCCGCCGCGAAGCCGAGCGCCGGTAAAACAGAGGCTGCCAAACCGGAAACCAAACCCACTCCACCATCAGCCTCCCCCAAGAAGAACTGA